From Paenibacillus graminis, a single genomic window includes:
- the msrA gene encoding peptide-methionine (S)-S-oxide reductase MsrA, translating into MEQAMFAGGCFWCMVTPFEELPGIHGIVSGYAGGTVENPTYEQVKTGTTGHYEVVQITYDPAVFPYSRLLELFWPQIDPTDDGGQFQDRGTQYRTAVFYYNEEQRLAALASREQVAASGRFEGPVVTEILPAPRFYRAEEYHQDYHKKNPKHYKEDRGQSGRDTFIAKHWYK; encoded by the coding sequence ATGGAACAGGCAATGTTTGCCGGAGGCTGCTTCTGGTGCATGGTGACACCTTTTGAGGAGCTGCCCGGAATTCATGGGATTGTCTCTGGCTACGCCGGAGGTACGGTAGAGAACCCGACCTATGAGCAGGTCAAAACCGGAACGACAGGTCATTATGAGGTGGTGCAGATCACTTATGATCCGGCCGTTTTCCCATACTCCAGGCTGCTGGAGCTGTTCTGGCCGCAAATCGATCCGACGGATGACGGCGGACAGTTTCAGGATCGAGGCACCCAATACCGTACAGCGGTATTCTATTATAATGAGGAGCAGCGCCTGGCCGCCTTGGCTTCCCGCGAACAGGTGGCGGCCAGCGGGAGATTTGAAGGTCCGGTGGTGACGGAGATTCTGCCGGCTCCGCGCTTTTACCGGGCTGAAGAATACCATCAGGACTATCACAAAAAGAATCCGAAGCACTATAAAGAGGACCGCGGGCAATCCGGACGCGACACCTTTATTGCGAAGCATTGGTACAAGTAA
- a CDS encoding Gfo/Idh/MocA family protein: protein MSRKDGMNYAPKHEAKPVVGPGEFVIAAIALDHGHIYGMCNGLVEAGAQLKWVYDPDPEKVKAFIAAYPGVRVARSAEEVLEDPEVRLVAAAAVPSERGPLGLRVMAHGKDYFTDKAPFTAMGQLEAARLQSEKTTRKYMCYFSERLHVESAVYAGQLIRQGAIGRVLQLIGMGPHRLNAPSRPEWFFQREKYGGILCDIGSHQIEQFLYYGNCRDAKVLHSKVANYNNADYPELEDFGDATLVGDNGTTQYFRVDWFTPEGLGTWGDGRTIIMGTEGYIELRKYSDIARSNTPDHVFWVDGQGEHYEQVAGKVGFPFFGELILDCLERTELAMTQAHVFKAAELCLQAQSQALNLTPDTLR, encoded by the coding sequence ATGAGCCGTAAAGACGGAATGAATTATGCGCCTAAGCATGAGGCCAAACCGGTGGTTGGGCCGGGAGAATTCGTTATCGCAGCAATCGCGCTGGACCATGGCCACATCTATGGCATGTGCAACGGACTGGTGGAAGCCGGAGCGCAACTGAAATGGGTATATGATCCTGACCCCGAAAAGGTCAAAGCCTTTATCGCCGCCTATCCGGGGGTCCGCGTGGCCAGATCCGCTGAAGAGGTCCTTGAAGACCCGGAGGTCCGCCTGGTGGCGGCAGCGGCGGTGCCTTCCGAGCGGGGGCCGCTGGGCCTGCGGGTAATGGCTCACGGAAAGGATTATTTTACGGACAAAGCCCCATTTACCGCGATGGGGCAGCTTGAAGCGGCACGGTTGCAGTCCGAGAAGACAACACGCAAATATATGTGCTACTTCAGCGAACGGCTCCATGTCGAAAGTGCGGTTTACGCCGGGCAGTTGATCCGTCAGGGAGCTATCGGCCGGGTGCTGCAACTGATCGGGATGGGGCCGCACCGTCTAAATGCGCCCAGCCGTCCTGAATGGTTCTTCCAGCGCGAAAAGTACGGCGGCATACTCTGCGATATCGGCAGCCACCAGATTGAGCAGTTCCTCTACTATGGGAACTGCCGGGATGCTAAAGTGCTGCACAGCAAGGTTGCCAACTACAATAACGCGGACTACCCGGAGCTGGAGGATTTCGGCGATGCGACATTGGTCGGCGACAATGGGACGACACAATATTTCCGCGTGGACTGGTTCACCCCGGAAGGGCTCGGTACATGGGGAGATGGCCGGACCATTATCATGGGCACCGAAGGGTATATAGAGCTGCGCAAATACAGCGATATTGCCCGGTCGAACACACCGGATCATGTATTTTGGGTGGATGGGCAAGGCGAGCATTATGAGCAGGTGGCCGGGAAGGTAGGTTTTCCTTTCTTCGGTGAGCTGATTTTAGACTGCCTGGAGCGTACAGAGCTGGCGATGACCCAGGCCCATGTGTTCAAAGCTGCGGAGCTGTGTCTTCAGGCGCAATCCCAGGCGCTGAACCTCACCCCGGATACACTCAGATAG
- a CDS encoding Gfo/Idh/MocA family protein, translating into MSTIGAAIIGCGAIAPLHAKAIQSMEGVRLVAVADTDPARAAQAAGDYGCEAAADYRELLGRADIGIVHLCTPHHLHAPMAEEFLQAGHHVLTEKPMTLDVPSARRIQEVAAASQGQLGIVFQNRYNNPSIRIKETIDSGILGRLICMKGIVTWYRSEDYYTESGWRGKWATEGGGVLINQTIHTLDLLQWFGGEIASVTGNVTTDVLNEVIEVEDTAHACIIFKNNVRGLFYGTNAYFVNSPVEMELVFEQGTLLLRRDCLYLWKDGHETLLSEPVSTAVEGKSYWGTSHQRLILDFYKHVREGRKFWIDAGEGIKALEVIAGIYSSAVKPSN; encoded by the coding sequence ATGAGTACAATAGGAGCAGCCATTATCGGCTGCGGGGCAATTGCTCCCTTGCACGCCAAGGCTATACAATCCATGGAAGGCGTCCGGTTGGTAGCCGTTGCCGACACAGATCCTGCTAGGGCAGCCCAAGCAGCCGGGGATTACGGCTGTGAAGCGGCAGCAGACTACAGGGAGCTTCTTGGGAGAGCAGATATCGGCATTGTCCATTTATGCACGCCGCATCATCTGCATGCACCGATGGCAGAGGAATTCCTGCAGGCAGGCCATCATGTTTTAACTGAGAAACCCATGACATTGGATGTTCCCTCTGCCCGGCGTATCCAGGAAGTAGCGGCGGCCAGCCAGGGACAGCTTGGCATTGTCTTTCAAAACCGCTATAATAACCCTTCCATCCGGATCAAAGAGACCATTGATTCCGGGATTCTGGGCCGGCTCATCTGCATGAAGGGGATTGTAACCTGGTACCGGAGCGAAGACTATTATACGGAGAGCGGCTGGCGGGGCAAATGGGCTACCGAAGGCGGCGGAGTGCTGATTAATCAGACGATCCATACGCTTGATCTGCTGCAATGGTTCGGGGGCGAGATAGCTTCCGTCACCGGAAATGTGACCACCGATGTGCTGAATGAAGTCATCGAAGTGGAGGATACGGCACATGCCTGCATAATATTCAAGAATAATGTCCGGGGACTTTTCTACGGTACGAATGCGTATTTCGTGAATTCTCCGGTAGAAATGGAGCTTGTCTTTGAGCAAGGCACGCTCCTCTTGCGCAGAGACTGCCTGTATCTCTGGAAAGACGGCCATGAAACGCTGCTGTCTGAGCCCGTATCCACAGCGGTCGAGGGCAAGTCCTACTGGGGAACCAGCCATCAGCGGTTAATCCTGGACTTCTACAAGCACGTCAGAGAAGGACGGAAATTCTGGATTGACGCGGGCGAGGGGATCAAGGCGCTGGAGGTTATTGCCGGCATTTATTCCTCTGCAGTGAAACCCTCAAATTGA